One region of Haladaptatus cibarius D43 genomic DNA includes:
- a CDS encoding TrkH family potassium uptake protein: MNLRVNWRASVSLVGTVVKWLSVPLLFPLIIAAYYGELDAIRTFVTTIVIALVVGSSLERLEPDPDLGAREGFLMVALTWFAVSIVGGLPYVIAGNQITLLGQFPFINVVSSPSTLADPVNALFESMSGFSTSGATVMGDISFETHSRALLMWRQLTQWLGGMGIVVLAVAILPELSVGGAQLMEAEAPGPGIQKLTPKIAETARALWKAYLGITALEIVLLYGLHLLGPLVGQPLAPNMTLYNAVAHGFTTMSTGGFSPEARSIEAFSAVVQWLIIPFMVAAGTNFALFWHVLSGDPRKLIRDAEFRFYVGVMAVLSAILTALLFTHQELVFVPGGAPVAGNFESSLRHAAFQIASIVTTTGYASMDFNTWNSSAQYLLFAAMLIGGSAGSTGGAIKIVRWYVILKSLRRELFTTVHPEAVRPLRLGGRALDERAVRGIYVFTLLYMVIFFVSALLLFLNAERAGGPNLNTLEALSAVAATLGNVGPGFQLLGPMNSYLPFSDTSKLFMVALMWIGRLEILPVLVLLTPAYWRS; encoded by the coding sequence ATGAATCTCCGCGTCAACTGGCGGGCCAGCGTGAGCCTCGTCGGCACCGTCGTCAAATGGCTCTCGGTACCGCTTCTGTTTCCGCTCATCATCGCGGCCTACTACGGCGAGTTGGATGCGATTCGAACCTTCGTGACGACCATCGTCATTGCACTGGTGGTCGGCAGTTCGCTCGAACGTCTCGAACCAGACCCCGACCTCGGTGCACGCGAGGGTTTCCTGATGGTCGCGCTGACGTGGTTCGCAGTGTCCATCGTCGGTGGCCTTCCCTACGTCATCGCTGGGAACCAAATCACCCTTCTCGGGCAGTTCCCGTTCATCAACGTCGTCTCCAGCCCCTCGACGCTCGCAGATCCAGTCAACGCGCTGTTCGAGAGCATGAGCGGCTTTTCGACCAGCGGAGCGACCGTTATGGGCGACATCTCCTTCGAAACACACTCACGCGCACTGCTGATGTGGCGGCAGTTGACCCAGTGGCTCGGCGGGATGGGAATCGTCGTTCTCGCCGTCGCCATCCTCCCGGAGTTGTCGGTCGGTGGCGCGCAGTTGATGGAGGCGGAAGCGCCCGGCCCGGGCATCCAGAAGCTCACGCCGAAAATCGCGGAAACCGCGCGCGCGCTCTGGAAAGCGTATCTCGGTATCACGGCGCTGGAAATCGTCCTGCTGTACGGACTCCATCTTCTCGGCCCACTCGTCGGACAACCCCTCGCGCCCAACATGACGCTTTACAACGCCGTCGCGCACGGCTTTACGACGATGTCTACCGGCGGCTTCTCGCCGGAGGCGAGAAGCATCGAGGCGTTCTCCGCAGTGGTGCAGTGGCTCATCATCCCCTTCATGGTCGCGGCGGGGACGAACTTCGCGCTGTTCTGGCACGTTTTGAGCGGCGACCCGCGAAAATTGATTCGTGACGCAGAGTTCAGATTTTACGTCGGCGTGATGGCCGTCCTCTCCGCGATTTTGACCGCCCTGCTCTTCACGCATCAGGAATTGGTGTTCGTCCCCGGCGGTGCGCCCGTCGCAGGTAACTTCGAATCGTCGCTTCGACACGCCGCCTTCCAAATCGCTTCCATCGTCACGACGACGGGATACGCGAGCATGGACTTCAACACGTGGAATAGTTCCGCGCAGTACCTCCTGTTCGCGGCGATGCTCATCGGCGGGAGCGCCGGTTCGACCGGCGGCGCAATCAAAATCGTTCGCTGGTACGTGATTCTGAAATCTCTTCGCCGGGAACTGTTTACGACGGTTCATCCCGAAGCGGTTCGACCGCTCCGTCTCGGCGGACGCGCGCTGGACGAACGCGCAGTCCGCGGCATTTACGTCTTCACTCTGCTCTACATGGTCATCTTCTTCGTCAGTGCACTCCTCTTGTTTCTCAACGCGGAGCGCGCTGGCGGGCCGAATCTGAACACGTTGGAGGCGCTGTCCGCGGTTGCCGCCACGCTCGGCAACGTCGGTCCCGGCTTCCAACTGCTCGGCCCGATGAACAGCTATCTGCCGTTTTCGGACACCTCGAAACTGTTCATGGTCGCGCTGATGTGGATTGGCCGACTCGAAATCCTGCCGGTGTTGGTTCTGCTGACGCCCGCCTACTGGCGGTCGTGA
- a CDS encoding amino acid permease: MADEELAKDLGPLAALTIGIGTMIGAGIFVLPGEAAQMAGPAVALSFVIGGVISLFTALSASELGTAMPKAGGAYYYINHALGPLFGSIAGLGNWIGLAFASAFYMLGFGDYVKTLIAVPSLWILTPDQVGALIAGALFVLVNYVGAKETGRLQNIIVITLVGILTVFSILGITQGDLSTLQPFAPRGTDQIMPATALIFVSYLGFVQITTVGEEIKNPGRNLPLAVVGSVVIVTIIYAIVMVVLMSIVNWTELVPDVTGTPVIDVAEIAFGTVGLAALGAGLITFGGLLATASSANASILASSRINFAMGRDKLVTPWLNEIHENFGTPYRSIAVTGGIILALILIGNVTLLANIGSILHLIVYGLLNIALIVMREADVDEYEPSFRVPLYPITPILGAILSFALIGFNDRDVVILALASIPVGMLWYFFYAREKTDKQGILSKYILSRSEQMPEPAVSAASSVKPDGGDYRVMVPLANPKNEKDLISLASAVASQRGGTVVATHIVQVPDQTPLASGAEHVEKLDSESKELLESAREDAETFGVPVETHTILSHRSFEEIFDAARSHDADLVVMGWGKDSHGSPGRAESAMDELTNDLPCDVVVYRDRGFDPSRVLVPTAGGPDSALSAAIARMLRSEYDSEVSLLYVADDGEEDGEQFLADWADEHELADANLIVESGDVEAAIERAAQDCSMLIIGATEEGLLSRLVRGSLALDVVNDVDCSVLLAEKAHSRSLRERLFG; the protein is encoded by the coding sequence ATGGCGGACGAGGAACTCGCCAAAGACCTCGGCCCGCTGGCCGCCCTGACAATCGGTATCGGGACGATGATTGGTGCGGGGATTTTCGTCCTCCCCGGCGAGGCCGCGCAGATGGCCGGGCCTGCAGTCGCCCTGTCGTTCGTCATCGGCGGCGTCATTTCGCTGTTTACCGCGCTCTCGGCCAGCGAACTCGGGACGGCAATGCCGAAAGCCGGTGGTGCATACTACTACATCAATCACGCGCTCGGCCCGCTGTTCGGTTCCATCGCCGGACTCGGCAACTGGATAGGACTCGCCTTCGCCTCGGCGTTCTACATGCTCGGTTTCGGGGATTACGTGAAAACGCTCATCGCAGTGCCATCACTGTGGATTCTCACTCCCGACCAAGTGGGTGCACTTATCGCTGGCGCGCTGTTCGTCCTCGTCAACTACGTCGGTGCGAAGGAGACGGGACGACTCCAGAACATCATCGTCATCACGCTCGTCGGTATCCTCACCGTGTTCTCGATACTCGGCATCACGCAGGGCGATCTTTCGACGCTCCAACCGTTCGCCCCGCGAGGAACTGACCAAATCATGCCCGCGACTGCGCTCATCTTCGTCTCGTATCTCGGCTTCGTCCAGATTACGACTGTCGGCGAAGAAATCAAAAATCCGGGACGAAACCTCCCGCTCGCCGTCGTGGGAAGCGTCGTCATCGTGACTATCATCTACGCCATCGTGATGGTGGTGCTGATGAGCATCGTCAACTGGACGGAACTCGTTCCGGACGTGACCGGAACCCCGGTTATCGACGTAGCCGAAATCGCCTTCGGCACCGTCGGGCTTGCCGCCCTCGGTGCCGGACTCATCACGTTCGGTGGCCTGTTGGCGACGGCGTCCAGCGCGAACGCCTCGATTCTGGCGTCCTCGCGCATCAACTTCGCCATGGGTCGTGACAAACTCGTCACCCCGTGGCTGAACGAGATTCACGAAAACTTCGGAACGCCGTACCGTTCCATCGCGGTGACGGGTGGCATCATCCTCGCGCTCATCCTCATCGGGAACGTGACGCTGCTCGCAAACATCGGGAGCATCCTGCATCTCATCGTTTACGGCCTGCTCAACATCGCCCTCATCGTGATGCGCGAGGCAGACGTGGACGAGTACGAACCCTCTTTCCGGGTGCCCCTCTATCCGATAACGCCGATTCTGGGCGCCATCCTCTCGTTCGCGCTCATCGGGTTCAACGACAGGGATGTCGTCATCCTCGCACTCGCGTCGATTCCGGTCGGAATGCTCTGGTACTTCTTCTACGCCAGAGAGAAAACCGACAAACAGGGCATCCTTAGCAAGTACATCCTTAGCCGTTCCGAACAGATGCCGGAACCCGCAGTGTCCGCGGCATCGTCGGTCAAACCGGACGGCGGCGACTACCGCGTGATGGTTCCGCTGGCGAATCCGAAAAACGAAAAAGACCTGATTTCGCTCGCCAGCGCGGTTGCGAGCCAACGCGGCGGCACCGTCGTTGCAACCCACATCGTGCAAGTGCCAGACCAGACGCCGCTTGCGAGCGGTGCCGAACACGTCGAGAAACTCGATTCAGAGTCCAAGGAACTGCTCGAAAGCGCCCGCGAGGACGCCGAAACGTTCGGCGTTCCGGTCGAAACTCACACCATCCTCTCACACCGCTCGTTCGAAGAAATCTTCGACGCCGCCCGAAGCCACGATGCAGACCTCGTGGTCATGGGTTGGGGCAAAGACAGTCACGGGTCGCCCGGACGTGCAGAAAGCGCCATGGACGAACTGACGAACGACCTGCCCTGCGACGTGGTTGTCTACCGCGACCGCGGATTCGACCCCAGCAGGGTGCTCGTTCCGACCGCCGGTGGGCCGGACTCCGCCCTCAGCGCCGCAATCGCGCGAATGCTCCGGTCGGAGTACGACTCCGAAGTGTCGCTTCTCTACGTCGCCGACGACGGCGAAGAAGACGGCGAGCAGTTCCTCGCCGACTGGGCCGACGAACACGAATTGGCCGACGCGAACCTCATCGTCGAATCCGGCGATGTGGAAGCAGCAATCGAACGGGCCGCGCAGGACTGTTCGATGCTCATCATCGGCGCAACCGAGGAAGGACTGCTCTCGCGCCTCGTCCGCGGGTCGCTCGCGCTCGACGTGGTCAACGACGTGGACTGTTCCGTTCTCCTCGCCGAGAAAGCACACTCGCGGTCGCTCCGAGAGCGACTGTTCGGCTAA
- a CDS encoding universal stress protein: MSLLERVVIPVASEKDAESTCDAALERVESAGGRVIALHVVEKAGGAPDKASVEQREEQADEIFEIVTERCDALGVPVETKIAYSTNVADAIFETADEVEATAIAFTPRGGSRWMKLLTGDVALSLATKTNRPVVILPDGEDD; encoded by the coding sequence ATGAGCCTGTTAGAGCGCGTCGTTATCCCAGTCGCCAGCGAGAAAGACGCCGAATCTACCTGCGATGCCGCACTGGAGCGAGTCGAGTCGGCAGGCGGTCGGGTTATCGCCCTCCACGTCGTCGAAAAAGCGGGCGGTGCACCGGACAAGGCGTCCGTCGAACAGCGCGAAGAACAGGCGGACGAGATTTTCGAAATCGTTACGGAACGCTGTGATGCGCTCGGCGTTCCGGTCGAGACGAAAATCGCATACAGCACTAACGTGGCGGACGCTATTTTCGAAACTGCCGACGAGGTCGAGGCTACGGCAATTGCATTCACGCCTCGCGGCGGTAGTCGCTGGATGAAACTCCTCACCGGGGACGTGGCACTCTCGCTCGCCACGAAGACGAATCGGCCAGTCGTTATTCTTCCGGACGGAGAGGACGACTGA
- a CDS encoding adenylate kinase produces MNPNILILGAPGAGKGTQSVRLADEFGVEHVTTGDALRENKHMETEHGTPASFMDAGELVPDPVVNEIVNAALSEADGYVLDGYPRNISQAKYLDDITDLDVVLYLDVNEEELVHRLTGRRLDPETGDVYHVEYNPPEDEEVEARLIQRDDDDEETVRERLRVYRENTESVIDHYEETGELVRIDGEQTPDEVWDEIKETVEREA; encoded by the coding sequence ATGAATCCGAATATCCTGATTCTGGGTGCGCCCGGTGCCGGGAAAGGAACTCAGAGCGTGCGACTCGCCGACGAGTTCGGTGTCGAACACGTCACAACGGGCGACGCGCTCCGCGAGAACAAACACATGGAGACGGAACACGGAACTCCCGCGAGTTTCATGGACGCCGGGGAACTCGTCCCTGACCCAGTGGTCAACGAAATCGTCAACGCCGCACTCTCGGAGGCCGACGGCTACGTCCTCGACGGCTACCCACGAAACATCTCGCAGGCAAAGTATCTGGACGACATCACAGACCTCGACGTCGTCCTGTACTTGGACGTAAACGAGGAGGAACTCGTCCACCGACTGACGGGCCGCCGACTTGACCCCGAAACGGGCGACGTCTACCACGTGGAGTACAACCCACCGGAAGACGAGGAAGTCGAAGCACGACTCATCCAGCGTGACGACGACGACGAGGAGACGGTTCGAGAACGACTGCGCGTCTACCGCGAAAACACCGAATCCGTCATCGACCACTACGAAGAGACGGGCGAACTCGTCCGCATCGACGGTGAGCAGACGCCTGACGAAGTGTGGGACGAGATTAAGGAGACGGTCGAACGCGAAGCCTGA
- a CDS encoding SHOCT domain-containing protein: MSGTLNQLLPEDDFWRTATFCVFLVFLVPLVAITGALAPEALVLGVFLAFVAWVVGQWSDSADETAQIEDEQELDALETLRKRYANGDIGEAEFEQRLDRLIETESPVPREKELSFE, translated from the coding sequence ATGAGCGGTACGTTGAACCAACTGCTTCCCGAAGACGACTTCTGGCGGACGGCGACGTTCTGCGTCTTCCTCGTCTTTCTCGTCCCCCTCGTTGCGATTACGGGTGCCTTGGCACCGGAAGCACTCGTCTTGGGTGTCTTTCTCGCATTCGTGGCGTGGGTGGTCGGTCAGTGGAGCGACTCCGCCGACGAGACGGCGCAAATAGAAGACGAACAGGAGTTGGACGCACTCGAAACACTGCGGAAGCGCTACGCCAACGGCGACATCGGCGAGGCCGAGTTCGAACAACGACTGGATAGACTCATCGAAACGGAATCACCTGTGCCGCGCGAAAAAGAACTGTCGTTCGAATAG
- a CDS encoding DUF106 domain-containing protein has product MARTAQKVESLIAEDSAMADALSVVYERTDEGSDEVEWGDVSDDITSGQWGRMIEKGILVDGIHGFELANPDAVESALDDSTGTTAATSSADVDDVDGTTWSKWDKLAAVASIGLFAGYSIKSVRSVVGGAVDVFIGPIESAVPFYVVIMILAMLTGLYSTLLQDNLMDMDKMGAYQQRMKDIQKRQKEAREKGDEQEMERIREEQMDAMGDQMGMFKEQFRPMVWTMFLTIPVFLWMYWRIGTGAVVPQEIIIPMAGGPLAWQEGILGPMQAWIIWYFLCSMAFTQLIRKALNIQTTPT; this is encoded by the coding sequence ATGGCACGGACAGCGCAGAAAGTGGAATCGCTTATCGCCGAGGATTCGGCGATGGCCGACGCTCTCTCGGTCGTCTACGAACGAACCGACGAAGGGTCGGACGAGGTCGAGTGGGGTGACGTAAGCGACGACATCACGAGCGGACAGTGGGGTCGCATGATAGAGAAGGGTATCCTTGTGGACGGGATTCACGGATTCGAACTCGCCAACCCCGATGCAGTCGAGAGCGCGCTCGACGATTCGACGGGTACCACTGCCGCGACCTCGTCCGCCGACGTGGACGACGTGGATGGCACGACGTGGTCGAAATGGGACAAACTCGCGGCAGTGGCCAGCATCGGCCTGTTCGCAGGGTACTCCATCAAATCGGTTCGCAGTGTCGTCGGCGGGGCCGTGGACGTATTCATCGGCCCGATAGAATCGGCGGTTCCGTTTTACGTCGTCATCATGATTCTCGCGATGCTGACGGGACTGTACTCCACGCTCTTGCAGGACAACCTGATGGATATGGACAAAATGGGTGCGTACCAACAGCGGATGAAGGACATCCAGAAGCGTCAGAAGGAAGCCCGCGAGAAGGGCGACGAGCAGGAGATGGAGCGCATCCGCGAAGAGCAGATGGACGCGATGGGCGACCAGATGGGCATGTTCAAAGAGCAGTTCCGTCCGATGGTCTGGACGATGTTCCTGACCATCCCAGTCTTCCTCTGGATGTACTGGCGAATCGGTACCGGTGCAGTCGTCCCGCAGGAAATCATCATTCCGATGGCTGGCGGCCCACTCGCATGGCAAGAGGGCATCCTCGGCCCGATGCAGGCGTGGATCATCTGGTATTTCCTCTGCTCGATGGCGTTCACGCAACTCATCCGCAAGGCGCTGAACATCCAGACGACGCCGACGTAA
- the cmk gene encoding (d)CMP kinase: MLLTVSGPPGSGKSTTAEGLADIFGLEHVSGGDIFRELAAERDLTPLEFNKLAEEDEEIDRDLDRRLREIAVERDDLVLESRLAGWLAGEHADFRIWLDAPLDVRAARIADREEKTVKQAATETRARAGSEAQRYEEYYGIDITDLTIYDLSVNTARWNPEDVLDMLTTAVEDYDPEADEGKYPITGVSYDF, from the coding sequence ATGTTACTGACAGTCTCCGGTCCACCGGGGAGTGGAAAGAGTACGACTGCCGAGGGACTCGCCGATATTTTCGGATTGGAACACGTGAGCGGCGGCGACATCTTCCGCGAACTCGCCGCGGAGCGCGATTTGACGCCGCTTGAGTTCAACAAACTCGCCGAGGAAGACGAGGAAATCGACCGCGATTTGGACAGGCGACTCCGCGAAATCGCCGTCGAACGGGACGACCTCGTCCTCGAATCCCGCCTCGCGGGATGGCTTGCCGGTGAGCACGCCGATTTCAGAATTTGGTTAGACGCTCCACTCGACGTTCGTGCGGCCCGAATCGCCGACCGCGAGGAAAAGACGGTGAAACAAGCCGCGACGGAAACCCGCGCCCGAGCAGGCAGTGAGGCCCAGCGGTACGAGGAGTACTACGGCATCGACATCACCGACCTCACCATCTACGACCTGAGCGTCAACACGGCGCGGTGGAATCCCGAGGACGTACTCGACATGCTGACGACGGCCGTCGAGGATTACGACCCGGAAGCCGACGAGGGCAAGTATCCGATTACCGGCGTCTCATACGATTTCTGA
- a CDS encoding RNA-guided pseudouridylation complex pseudouridine synthase subunit Cbf5, whose amino-acid sequence MTLRGPPDERSPDELLEFGVINLDKSPGPSAHQVAAWVRDLCGVEQAAHAGTLDPKVTGCLPTLTGTATRLSQVFLEGSKEYVSVLELHDEPPGDIEAIVSEFEAPLYQKPPRKSAVSRRLRVREIYELDVLEVRDRQALLRIRCESGTYIRKLCHDLGLALGTGAHMGHLRRTGTDPFDDTDLVTLHDLSDALGRWREEDNDDWLREIVQPAERALTHLPRVTIAPNAAEQVANGAPVYAPGVIDAEEAEKNQLVACFTPNGSAACLGKMVGDSDAETGKVVSLERVLV is encoded by the coding sequence ATGACGCTTCGCGGCCCACCAGACGAGCGTTCGCCCGACGAACTGCTCGAATTTGGCGTCATCAACCTCGACAAATCGCCCGGCCCATCGGCCCACCAAGTCGCGGCGTGGGTTCGTGACCTCTGTGGAGTCGAGCAGGCGGCCCACGCGGGAACCCTCGACCCGAAAGTCACTGGCTGTCTGCCGACGCTGACCGGCACGGCCACCCGCCTCTCGCAGGTGTTTCTCGAAGGGTCGAAGGAGTACGTCTCCGTTTTGGAACTCCACGACGAACCGCCGGGGGACATCGAAGCAATCGTCTCCGAATTCGAAGCGCCGTTGTACCAGAAACCGCCGCGAAAGAGCGCGGTTTCGCGCCGCCTTCGCGTCCGCGAGATTTACGAATTGGACGTGCTCGAAGTCCGGGACAGACAGGCGCTTCTCCGGATTCGCTGTGAGAGCGGCACCTACATCAGAAAGCTCTGTCACGACCTCGGACTCGCGCTGGGAACCGGCGCGCACATGGGTCATCTCCGTCGAACCGGAACCGACCCCTTCGACGACACCGACCTCGTCACCTTACACGACCTCTCGGATGCTCTTGGGAGATGGCGCGAAGAGGACAACGACGACTGGCTGCGCGAAATCGTCCAGCCAGCGGAACGCGCACTGACACACCTTCCGAGGGTCACCATCGCACCGAACGCGGCCGAACAAGTGGCAAACGGTGCGCCGGTGTACGCTCCCGGCGTCATTGACGCGGAAGAGGCAGAGAAAAATCAGCTCGTCGCCTGCTTCACGCCGAACGGGTCGGCGGCCTGTCTCGGAAAGATGGTCGGCGATTCGGATGCGGAAACTGGCAAAGTCGTTTCGTTGGAACGCGTACTGGTCTGA
- a CDS encoding succinylglutamate desuccinylase/aspartoacylase family protein, translating into MKLGTAESVPGELVTGWFDVTDLPTGTPERLPVLIAEGKEDGPTLWITASIHGNEVTALATAQDVMQENLESEIRGSVVCLPNLNPAGLRQTSRTSYYHGDDPNRYFPDPDADGSRPPRVQELIDGRIYDAFEDSADALVDLHTAQVGSIPFVIRDRVLYGSERTEAEANALADELERLVDAYDFPFINEYAAEEYVEQNLQRSTAGAALNNAGIPAFTVELGGFEVVEEDTREKGVIGLLNVMRELDMLPGDPEPTGLSAPVDFPVKRAVHPHTDTAGIVRHRVEAGDTFEQGDVIADIVTPHGEEKATVESDHDGYVVGRYHGVSAYENDPLASLAVRDDGDLVVPREQE; encoded by the coding sequence ATGAAACTCGGCACTGCAGAATCCGTCCCCGGCGAACTCGTCACCGGGTGGTTCGACGTAACCGACCTCCCGACTGGCACTCCCGAACGACTCCCCGTCCTCATCGCGGAAGGCAAAGAAGACGGCCCGACGCTCTGGATTACGGCGTCGATTCACGGTAACGAGGTCACCGCCCTCGCCACCGCACAGGACGTGATGCAGGAGAACCTCGAATCCGAAATTCGGGGTTCCGTAGTTTGTCTTCCGAACTTGAACCCCGCCGGTCTGCGCCAAACGTCCCGAACCTCCTACTACCACGGCGACGACCCGAATCGATATTTTCCCGACCCGGACGCAGACGGGTCGCGTCCGCCGCGCGTGCAAGAACTCATCGACGGGAGGATTTACGACGCCTTCGAAGACTCCGCAGACGCGCTCGTTGACCTCCACACCGCACAGGTCGGGTCGATTCCGTTCGTGATTCGGGACAGAGTGCTCTACGGAAGCGAGCGAACCGAGGCGGAAGCCAACGCACTCGCGGACGAACTCGAACGATTGGTGGATGCCTACGACTTCCCGTTCATCAACGAGTACGCCGCCGAGGAGTACGTCGAGCAGAACCTCCAGCGTTCGACCGCCGGGGCCGCGCTGAACAACGCCGGAATCCCCGCGTTCACGGTCGAACTCGGCGGCTTCGAAGTGGTCGAGGAGGATACCCGCGAGAAGGGTGTTATCGGCCTGCTGAACGTCATGCGCGAATTGGATATGCTCCCCGGCGACCCCGAACCGACCGGTCTCTCCGCGCCCGTCGATTTCCCGGTCAAGCGCGCGGTTCATCCACACACCGACACGGCAGGAATCGTCCGCCATCGCGTCGAGGCTGGCGACACCTTCGAGCAGGGTGACGTTATCGCGGACATCGTAACGCCACACGGCGAGGAAAAGGCGACGGTCGAGAGCGACCACGACGGCTACGTGGTCGGGCGCTATCACGGCGTTTCGGCCTACGAAAACGACCCGCTGGCCAGCCTCGCGGTGCGGGACGACGGCGACCTCGTCGTCCCGCGAGAACAGGAGTGA
- a CDS encoding 3-keto-5-aminohexanoate cleavage protein yields MSGNKTAKTAENAGRRDALHQNLYDDLAFNELESSSTFTPEMAKEFFPVHREDSIDTMDGPVIIECAYPGWQAGGDHYPAVPDTKEEQSVELVESVEAGAAAVHVHPRNEARRPQWEDPELLAEILDPVFEECGEVVTTSQTWTTGPHADYVTATEKLLRLGEGNKYCQGSVVLPIGLFGAGTYHSPSSIKEGVRFFGENGIKPVFQLYDTHVLYDLKHRLFDKEEMNEDSHMLNLYLGAHHAQTTNNDPWSYLNVISSIYNTRETIEDSIVGVNPGGRNWLPTLILGLLAGANVVRVGIEDAYWKYPHRDEVIQKNSEVIELAVEFAEMLGRRVITDPDEAREFLGMEYTSPR; encoded by the coding sequence ATGTCTGGAAATAAAACTGCGAAGACGGCCGAAAACGCCGGTCGGCGCGACGCTCTCCATCAGAATCTCTACGACGACCTCGCGTTCAACGAACTGGAATCCTCCTCGACGTTCACGCCGGAAATGGCGAAGGAGTTCTTCCCGGTTCACCGCGAAGATTCCATCGACACGATGGACGGTCCGGTCATCATCGAATGCGCCTATCCCGGGTGGCAGGCAGGTGGCGACCACTATCCGGCGGTGCCGGACACCAAAGAAGAACAGAGTGTGGAACTCGTCGAAAGCGTGGAAGCGGGTGCCGCGGCGGTACACGTCCACCCACGAAACGAAGCACGACGCCCGCAGTGGGAAGACCCGGAACTGCTCGCCGAGATTTTAGACCCCGTGTTCGAGGAATGCGGCGAAGTCGTCACGACGAGTCAGACGTGGACGACCGGGCCGCACGCCGACTACGTCACGGCGACGGAGAAACTGCTCCGACTGGGCGAGGGCAACAAATACTGTCAAGGGTCGGTCGTCCTCCCGATAGGACTGTTCGGTGCTGGCACCTACCACTCTCCGTCGTCCATCAAGGAAGGGGTCAGATTCTTCGGGGAGAACGGTATCAAACCGGTGTTCCAACTGTACGATACGCACGTTCTCTACGATTTGAAACACCGACTGTTCGACAAAGAGGAGATGAACGAAGATTCGCACATGCTCAACCTCTACCTCGGCGCGCATCACGCGCAGACGACGAACAACGACCCGTGGTCGTATCTCAACGTCATCTCCTCTATCTACAACACCCGCGAAACCATTGAGGACTCCATCGTCGGCGTCAACCCCGGCGGGAGAAACTGGCTTCCGACGCTCATTCTCGGCCTGCTCGCTGGCGCAAACGTCGTCCGCGTCGGTATCGAGGACGCCTACTGGAAGTATCCGCACCGCGACGAGGTGATTCAGAAGAACTCCGAGGTCATCGAACTCGCCGTGGAGTTCGCGGAGATGCTCGGTCGGCGAGTCATCACCGACCCCGACGAAGCGCGGGAGTTCCTCGGCATGGAGTACACGTCGCCGCGCTGA
- a CDS encoding RAD55 family ATPase — MNRIPFGVSQFDSLIGGGSPPGSVVLLAGDAGAGAREFAYTSATINALGHADTDQFDLHYGEVDSRANLPEEIHYVSFTASAEEIHAEITHAIDEELVSPASELMAFEDLSTEYFQLSPIPHDWYVEKRRTITDLGQSHSRRDILEALGEYLTDHASGNLVVIDSLTDLISLPDEQADWHEISMLLKGMKKASQSWGGLILALVDQESITDTQMGELMGATDGTISFEWESGGNERARTMFVREFRGVLSRIEDENIIRFEIEIQGDGLDISNVRKIR, encoded by the coding sequence ATGAACCGAATCCCGTTCGGCGTCTCCCAGTTCGATTCCCTTATCGGCGGCGGCTCCCCGCCGGGGAGCGTCGTCCTGCTGGCGGGCGACGCCGGGGCGGGTGCGCGCGAGTTCGCGTACACCAGCGCGACGATAAACGCTCTCGGACACGCCGACACCGACCAGTTCGACCTGCACTACGGCGAAGTTGATTCCCGTGCGAACCTTCCCGAGGAGATTCATTACGTGTCGTTCACCGCCAGCGCAGAGGAAATCCACGCCGAAATCACGCACGCCATCGACGAGGAACTGGTGTCGCCAGCATCGGAACTGATGGCGTTCGAAGACCTCTCGACCGAATACTTCCAGTTGAGTCCGATTCCCCACGACTGGTACGTCGAAAAGCGAAGAACCATCACCGACCTCGGGCAGAGTCACAGTCGTCGGGACATCCTCGAAGCCCTCGGAGAGTACCTCACCGACCACGCCTCGGGTAACCTCGTCGTCATCGACTCGCTCACCGACCTCATCTCTCTGCCAGACGAACAGGCGGACTGGCACGAAATCTCGATGTTGTTGAAAGGGATGAAAAAAGCATCCCAATCGTGGGGCGGGCTGATTCTCGCCCTCGTAGACCAAGAGAGCATCACGGACACGCAAATGGGAGAACTGATGGGCGCGACGGATGGTACCATCAGCTTCGAGTGGGAAAGCGGCGGCAACGAGCGCGCCCGAACCATGTTCGTCCGGGAGTTCCGGGGCGTCCTCTCGCGCATCGAAGACGAGAACATCATCCGCTTCGAAATCGAGATTCAAGGCGACGGGTTGGACATCAGCAACGTCCGAAAGATTCGATAG